The sequence below is a genomic window from Flagellimonas marinaquae.
CCCCAAAAAATACCATCGGAAATCTCAACACTGTTTTCAATAAGTTCCGGTACTTTATGGATAAAGTAGAGATTGTCCTGTTCTACGGGGCCTCCATTAAAAACTTGGAACGGAATGGTAATATCGGAAACGAGGTCACAGATGGTATAATCCAAGGGTTTGTTCAATATAAAGCCTACAGAACCTTCATCATTGTGTTCCGCTATAAGCACCACCGATCGGTTAAAAGAAACATCCCCGGTCAGCGAAGGTTCAGCAACGAGCAAATTTCCTTTTTTTGGCTTTTGGGTTACCATCTTCAAGTGTTTCGTTTATTTAAATTTAACATAATATTTAACATATACAAAAAATGGGAATCATATAAACTAAAAAAGCACCCCGATCGGGGTGCTTTTGTATATTAAAAATACAATTGATTAGTTTACTGCACCGCTCAATTCAGCACCTGCTTTGAACTTTACAACGTTCTTAGCGGCAATCTTAATAGTAGCTCCAGTCTGTGGATTTCTACCTTCTCTAGCGCTTCTTTTAGAAACTGACCAAGAACCAAAACCTACCAAGGAAACTCTGTCTCCTTTTTTAAGCGTTCCTTCTACATTTCCCAAGAAAGACTCCAATGCTTTTTTAGCTGCTGCTTTAGTGATGCCAGCATCAGCTGCCATAGCATCGATTAATTCTGTTTTGTTCATAATGGAATTAAATTAATTGTTGTTAATATAATTTTAATGCTGAACAAATTTATATGGATTTGCGTCCCACGCAAGCAAAACCTAGGGAAATAGGGGTTTTTGTTGATAACTTGAAACGTTTGTTGATAAAGTCGGAAAAAAATGACAAATTTTCCTAGCCCAATCATAGCAAGGCCTTAGCGAAGATGAGCCTCTTTTTCCAGATTTAATCCGTTCAAAACCTCGTTGATATGCATTTTTCGCTTACCGGGCAACTGTAGCTCCAAAAGGTTGATATATCCATTTTTCACGGCCACCTTCATGGATTTTTTCTCCACAAATAATTCTCCAGTTCCATAATCGTGCTCAATCTCTTCCATTTCGGTCCTAAAGATTTTCATAGGCTCCTCTTTTTCCGCATTGACCAATTTGGTCCATGCACCGGGATAAGGACTTAGTCCACGTATATGATTATAAATATCTTCCATGGATGCTTCCCAATTTATCCGGCAGGTGTCCTTATGGATTTTCGGAGCTGGTTTTAATTCCGTGCTTTCGTCCTGTTTTTGTCGAATAACTGTTCCTGATTCTATTTGCTTACAGGTCTCTACCACTAGATCGGCGCCAATGGTCATTAATCTATCGTGCAAGGAGCCAGCGGTATCATCTTGTGTGATTTTTTCTGTTTTCTGTAGAATGATGCTCCCCGTATCTATTTTTTCATCAATAAAAAATGTGGTGACCCCTGTTTCGGTTTCACCATTGATTATGGCCCAATTAATTGGGGCGGCTCCCCGATATTGGGGCAGGAGAGACGCATGAAGGTTAAAGGTGCCGTATTCCGGCATTTGCCAAACAGCTTTGGGCAACATCCTAAAAGCCACGACCACTTGTAAGTTCGCTTCAAGGCTTTTGAGTTCTTCCAAAAAAGATTCATCCTTTAAATTGGTGGGCTGTAAAACTTTTATTTGTTGCTCGACCGCAAATTGCTTTACGGCCGATTGTTGAACCTTTCGTCCTCGACCTGCAGGTCTATCGGGAGCAGTAATTACACCGACAACATTTAAACCAGCCTCCAATATTTTTTTAAGGCTTTGCACGGCAAAATCCGGGGTGCCCATAAATACAATACGTAGGGGGCTATTTTTTGATGTACTCATTTTTATAGTTTATGGAGATCAGCTCATCTTCAAGCAGTCTTTCCAGTGTTGTTAAAAGTTCCTCCTCATTGGCGCCGGTTTCCTTTTCCAATTGTCGGGAAGTATGGGGCCGAATTTCTAATAGCTCCATGATCCTTTTCTCCAAATAATGCGAGGAGGGCATTACTTTCTCTTGTCTACAAATATCGCAAGTACCGCAGTTTTCGGAAACCTTTTCACCAAAATAATTCAGGAGATATACACTTCGGCATACCTTTATATTGGTAATGTACCCCAACATGGCCTCCATATTTTTTTGTTTAACTTGATTAAAATCCTTGATTTTCTTGGCAAACAAATTAATGGTGTGATCATCTTCACGGGGTACCAAAAAAGTAATTTCAAGGTCAGAGGTGTTGTTTTTATACTTCACAATCTGGTCGTCGGCAAGCTGTTGAAGTAACTGCTTCAACTGTCTCTCGCTTGTTCCGGTTTTTTGTGACAACAGATACAGATTGATTTTTGTTTCGTAATCCGTAATGCCCCCATACGTTCTTAGTATGGTCTGAATGATGGGGGCCGTTTTCCTGTTTTTGTCCAAATAATCAAATATTTGCGTTTTTGGCGCTACAAATTGTAATGTTGTTTTCTCCTTGAAGTTTTCGGAAAGCGTAAGAACCGAATTTTGATCTAATATTCGAATAGCATTAAAAGTCGTGTTCGGATTAAACCCGTAGCGTTTGCAAAATTCATTGAATGTAAAGGCCAAAGGTTCACTTATAAGTTCACCGTACGATATCTGGAAATAATTGTTGAGTTTGGAATACACCATTTTAACAAATGCCACATCGGGCAAATTGGCCAAAAATTGTTGTTGTGCCTTTTCGGCATCTTCGTTAGAGGAAACAATTATGGCCGTTGATGGTTTACCATCCCTTCCTGCGCGCCCCGCTTCTTGAAAATAGCTCTCCAAGCTATCGGGGATTTGATAATGGACCACTAGGCGAACATCCGGCTTGTCCACTCCCATTCCAAAGGCATTGGTAGCCACCATCGCCCGTACCTTACCGCTTAACCAAAGGTTAAGTTTTTCTTCTTTGTCGGATTTTGGAATGCCTCCATGAAAAAACGAGGCGGAGATACCGTTCCTTATCAAAAAATTGGCAAGAGAGATGGACATTTTTCTTGAGCGTACATAAACAATGGCACTGCCCGGCACCTTGTCCATGTATTTTTTAAGTTGGTAGAGCTTATCTTCGGAATGCTTTACCTTAAATACAATATTTGATCGCGAAAACGAATCCTTAAAGATCTGTACCTGCTCCAATTGTAAATTCTCGACAATATCGCCAACAACTTTTGGAGTCGCCGTTGCCGTAAGTGCGATCATTGGAGCGTTGGGCACCATTTCCTTTAAAATGGAGCAGCCCAAGTAAGAAGGTCTAAAGTCGTTACCCCATTGTGAGATACAGTGGGCCTCATCAATGGCGATAAGGTTAACATTCATCTGTTGGATACGTCCTTGAACCAAGGGTTGTTGCAATCGCTCTGGGGACAGATACAAAAATTTATAATTGCCATAAATGCAGTTATCGAGCAGATTGTTCAGTTCCTCTTTTGAAATCCCACCTGTTAACGCAATAGCTTTAATGTTTCTTTTTTTTAGCTGAGATACTTGATCTTGAATCAACGCGACCAATGGGGAAACAACAATACAAATACCCTCCATGGCAAGCGAGGGCACTTGGTAGCAAACCGACTTTCCGCCTCCGGTGGGCATTAAAGCCAGAACATCTTTGCCCGCTAGGACATTGCCAATAATGTTTTGTTGGGAGCCCCTAAAACCATCGTAGCCCCAAAAGTGTTTTAAAATACTTGTGGTGTCTTTGTGCACTATGGATTTTTAAGTGTTTCCAAAATAAATTCAATCCGATTTGGGACTGCATCTTTTGGCACTTCGATGGGGTCATAGCCAAATTGGGTATAGGTTTTCATCAAGGCAAGATGAATGCGTTCAGCCTCTTCAAAAGTCTCCAATCTTTCGTTGTCGGATACGTAAATTTCTTTCCATGGCGGAACAATAAAAACAGAATCGTATCTGTGGTCATCACAATGGGAGGTAAAAAACGTGTCGTATTCCTGTCCAAAAAAATCCATATAGGCCAATACATCGGGAATGCCACGGTCAAAAAAACTTATGGGAACATTGGTGGTCAAAGATTGTTTATAGTGCCTCGTTCTGCCTTCGAGCAGGTCTTTGTTGAACTGCATGGCATCGTCCACAAACACCAATGGGTTGGAGATATGTTCCTCACACTGTCCTTCCAGTTTAGCTTTGGAGGTCATGTCCCTGATAATTTCATGAAAGCAATGATACCCTTTGCTTTCCAATCCGTTAACAATGGATGTTTTTCCCGTTCCGGGAGCTCCTGTAATTACTACCTTGCTCTTTCCCAAAGACCTTGAATTAAAGGTGCAAAGTAATGAAATAGCCACAAGGAAAAAAAATTGAAGGCTAAGCCATATATTTGTAAAAAATTAGGCATGGACAAGAACGATACAGATGAATTTTATAATAGGTTAAGGGAAAAATTGCTCGAAAACACCGATTGGCCGTCCAATTATCTTTATAAATTTATAGTACCAACCGATGAGGCGCGCATACAGCAAGTGCATAAGATTTTTGATAACACCGGTGCAGTGATCGAGTCAAAAAAATCGAAAAAAGGAACGTACACCAGTATATCCATTATGGTACAAATGCAAGATCCCGATGCAGTGATAGAAAAATACAAGGAGGTTTCCATAGTAGAAGGCGTTATTTCCCTGTAAAACCTTTGTTTGCCATAATTTTAGTATTTTGCAGGCGTTATCGGATAGACTTTCCTAATTTAAACTTCTAAACACGTTAATTTGAACGAAGTATATAACCTAGAATACAATACAGAACGTCCAAAACTTTTTATTCCTGAGTATGGTCGTCATTTTCAAAAGATGGTAGACCATGCAGTTGCCATAGAAGACCGAGAAGAGCGTAATAAAGTGGCCAAATCCATAATTAGTGTTATGGGCAATCTACAGCCGCATTTAAGGGATGTTCCCGATTTTCAGCACAAATTGTGGGACCAGTTGTTTATTATGGCCGACTTTAAATTGGATGTGGATTCACCATTTCCCATTACTTCCAAGGAAATGTTGCAACAGCGACCCGAGCCATTGAATTACCCACAAAATCATCCCAAATACCGTTTTTATGGAAACAATATCAAAAGAATGATAGATGTGGCGGTTCAATGGGAAGAAGGGGACATGAGGTCGGGACTGGAATATGCCATTGCCAACCACATGAAAAAGTGCTACCTCGTTTGGAACAAGGATACCGTTGAAGATGGTGTGATTTTTAACCACCTCAAAGAACTGAGTGATGGAAAAATCGATTTGGCCAAAAAAGACGAGAGTCTAACGGAAAGTGGGCAGTTCCTTAAAAACAAACCGGCTAGATCCAACAGCAACCGCGGAAAAAAGAATCAAAGAGGAAGGAAAAAAAGATATTAAACTCCAAAGGAATTCATGGGTACATTTCGAATAGAGGGCGGACACCGGTTACATGGTGAGATCACCCCGCAAGGAGCAAAGAACGAAGCACTACAGATTCTTTGTGCTGTTTTGTTGTCAGAAGAAAAAATTACCATCAACAATATACCGGACATCGTCGATGTCAACAAACTAATTTCCTTACTCGAGGATTTAGGCGTGAAAATCCAGAAAAAAGGTAAGGGGTCCTACACATTTAAGGCAGACGATGTAAATCTGGATTACCTACAATCGGCAAAATTTAAGGAAGACGGTAGGGGTCTTAGAGGTTCCATAATGTTGGTGGGACCTTTGTTGTCCAGATTTGGAAAAGGATACATCCCCAAACCAGGCGGCGATAAAATAGGCAGGCGAAGATTGGATACCCATTTTGAAGGATTTATTAAACTGGGAGCCAATTTTAGGTATAACAAAGAAGAACACTTTTACGGTGTAGAAGCCGAGAAACTCACCGGAACCTACATGTTGTTGGATGAAGCATCCGTTACCGGTACAGCCAATATTGTGATGGCAGCTGTTTTGGCAGAGGGAACAACAACCATTTATAATGCAGCTTGTGAACCCTATCTGCAGCAATTGTGCAAAATGCTGAACCGTATGGGCGCAAAAATTTCAGGTATAGGCTCCAATCTATTGACTATCGATGGGGTGGACTCTTTGGGGGGTACGGAACATACCATGTTGCCCGATATGATAGAAATCGGTAGCTGGGTCGGATTGGCTGCAATGACCCAAAGCGAACTTACCATAAAGAATGTAAGTTGGAACGATTTGGGACAAATTCCGACCGTATTCAGAAAGTTGGGTATCACTTTAGAAAGAAAAGGGGACGATATCTTTATCCCGAAACACGAAGAAGGTTACGAAATACAGAACTTTATCGATGGATCTATACTGACCATTGCCGATGCCCCATGGCCTGGACTAACCCCGGATTTATTGAGTATAATTTTGGTTGTAGCCACTCAAGCAAGGGGAGAAGTGCTCATCCATCAAAAAATGTTCGAGAGCCGTTTGTTCTTTGTAGATAAGTTGATCGATATGGGGGCAAAGATAATTCTCTGCGATCCACACCGAGCCACGGTGATTGGACACGATTTTAAATCTACCTTAAAAGCCACTACCATGGTTTCTCCGGATATTCGTGCTGGAGTTTCCCTTTTGATCGCAGCATTGTCTGCCAAGGGAACTTCCACTATACATAATATTGAGCAAATTGATCGGGGTTACGAGAATATCGATGAACGTTTGCGTGCTATAGGGGCGAATATCGTAAGAGTGTGATCTAATCCTTGGGAATAAGTATAGTTACTTTTGTTCCTTCTTTGGAGCTTTGTATGCGCACTAATTCTTGATTTGAAAACTTTTTGAGGGCTTCGATACGCTTTGCGGTTATGGACATACCTCTGGATGGACGCTCATACGAACTTTCTTTTGGTTTTGAGGACATTCCCACGCCGTTATCTTCTATCGTGCAAACAATATTATCATCGCTCTCATGGAAAGATACTTTGAGTTCTTTGTTTCCTTTTTTAGGCATAAGGCCATGTATTATGGCGTTTTCAATATAAGGTTGAACCAATAACATGGGTATTTCAGCATTATGGATATCCAAGTTTTCATCAACCTTAAAATCATAGGTAAAAGAATTGTCAAAACGTAGGGCTTCCAATTCAATATAGATTTTTAACAATTCAATTTCGTCCTTTAGAGGTAAACTTATATTGATAGAGGTTTCCAGTA
It includes:
- a CDS encoding HU family DNA-binding protein is translated as MNKTELIDAMAADAGITKAAAKKALESFLGNVEGTLKKGDRVSLVGFGSWSVSKRSAREGRNPQTGATIKIAAKNVVKFKAGAELSGAVN
- a CDS encoding AAA family ATPase; translated protein: MGKSKVVITGAPGTGKTSIVNGLESKGYHCFHEIIRDMTSKAKLEGQCEEHISNPLVFVDDAMQFNKDLLEGRTRHYKQSLTTNVPISFFDRGIPDVLAYMDFFGQEYDTFFTSHCDDHRYDSVFIVPPWKEIYVSDNERLETFEEAERIHLALMKTYTQFGYDPIEVPKDAVPNRIEFILETLKNP
- a CDS encoding RecQ family ATP-dependent DNA helicase gives rise to the protein MHKDTTSILKHFWGYDGFRGSQQNIIGNVLAGKDVLALMPTGGGKSVCYQVPSLAMEGICIVVSPLVALIQDQVSQLKKRNIKAIALTGGISKEELNNLLDNCIYGNYKFLYLSPERLQQPLVQGRIQQMNVNLIAIDEAHCISQWGNDFRPSYLGCSILKEMVPNAPMIALTATATPKVVGDIVENLQLEQVQIFKDSFSRSNIVFKVKHSEDKLYQLKKYMDKVPGSAIVYVRSRKMSISLANFLIRNGISASFFHGGIPKSDKEEKLNLWLSGKVRAMVATNAFGMGVDKPDVRLVVHYQIPDSLESYFQEAGRAGRDGKPSTAIIVSSNEDAEKAQQQFLANLPDVAFVKMVYSKLNNYFQISYGELISEPLAFTFNEFCKRYGFNPNTTFNAIRILDQNSVLTLSENFKEKTTLQFVAPKTQIFDYLDKNRKTAPIIQTILRTYGGITDYETKINLYLLSQKTGTSERQLKQLLQQLADDQIVKYKNNTSDLEITFLVPREDDHTINLFAKKIKDFNQVKQKNMEAMLGYITNIKVCRSVYLLNYFGEKVSENCGTCDICRQEKVMPSSHYLEKRIMELLEIRPHTSRQLEKETGANEEELLTTLERLLEDELISINYKNEYIKK
- a CDS encoding DUF4290 domain-containing protein encodes the protein MNEVYNLEYNTERPKLFIPEYGRHFQKMVDHAVAIEDREERNKVAKSIISVMGNLQPHLRDVPDFQHKLWDQLFIMADFKLDVDSPFPITSKEMLQQRPEPLNYPQNHPKYRFYGNNIKRMIDVAVQWEEGDMRSGLEYAIANHMKKCYLVWNKDTVEDGVIFNHLKELSDGKIDLAKKDESLTESGQFLKNKPARSNSNRGKKNQRGRKKRY
- a CDS encoding YqgE/AlgH family protein codes for the protein MVTQKPKKGNLLVAEPSLTGDVSFNRSVVLIAEHNDEGSVGFILNKPLDYTICDLVSDITIPFQVFNGGPVEQDNLYFIHKVPELIENSVEISDGIFWGGNFEKTIKLINNGIITEQDIRFFLGYSGWGISQLDQELSSKSWVVLPNEYESSILEKSSNAFWKEKMVELGGDYLLWSNSPENPSLN
- a CDS encoding DUF493 family protein, with the translated sequence MDKNDTDEFYNRLREKLLENTDWPSNYLYKFIVPTDEARIQQVHKIFDNTGAVIESKKSKKGTYTSISIMVQMQDPDAVIEKYKEVSIVEGVISL
- the murA gene encoding UDP-N-acetylglucosamine 1-carboxyvinyltransferase gives rise to the protein MGTFRIEGGHRLHGEITPQGAKNEALQILCAVLLSEEKITINNIPDIVDVNKLISLLEDLGVKIQKKGKGSYTFKADDVNLDYLQSAKFKEDGRGLRGSIMLVGPLLSRFGKGYIPKPGGDKIGRRRLDTHFEGFIKLGANFRYNKEEHFYGVEAEKLTGTYMLLDEASVTGTANIVMAAVLAEGTTTIYNAACEPYLQQLCKMLNRMGAKISGIGSNLLTIDGVDSLGGTEHTMLPDMIEIGSWVGLAAMTQSELTIKNVSWNDLGQIPTVFRKLGITLERKGDDIFIPKHEEGYEIQNFIDGSILTIADAPWPGLTPDLLSIILVVATQARGEVLIHQKMFESRLFFVDKLIDMGAKIILCDPHRATVIGHDFKSTLKATTMVSPDIRAGVSLLIAALSAKGTSTIHNIEQIDRGYENIDERLRAIGANIVRV
- the fmt gene encoding methionyl-tRNA formyltransferase codes for the protein MSTSKNSPLRIVFMGTPDFAVQSLKKILEAGLNVVGVITAPDRPAGRGRKVQQSAVKQFAVEQQIKVLQPTNLKDESFLEELKSLEANLQVVVAFRMLPKAVWQMPEYGTFNLHASLLPQYRGAAPINWAIINGETETGVTTFFIDEKIDTGSIILQKTEKITQDDTAGSLHDRLMTIGADLVVETCKQIESGTVIRQKQDESTELKPAPKIHKDTCRINWEASMEDIYNHIRGLSPYPGAWTKLVNAEKEEPMKIFRTEMEEIEHDYGTGELFVEKKSMKVAVKNGYINLLELQLPGKRKMHINEVLNGLNLEKEAHLR